A region from the Alosa alosa isolate M-15738 ecotype Scorff River chromosome 7, AALO_Geno_1.1, whole genome shotgun sequence genome encodes:
- the LOC125297347 gene encoding uncharacterized protein LOC125297347 encodes MSQNASAPSAMSQNASAPSAISQNALQPLAAPAVDETFRSVQDRTPPGAAPVQDGTAPGAAPVQDRTPPGAAPVQDGAAPVQDGTAPVQDGAAPVQYKMGLHQYKMGLHQYKMGLHQGLLQYKMGLHQGLLQYKIGLHQGLLQYKMGLHQYNMGLHQYKMGLLQYKMGLLEYKMGLHQYKMGLLQYKMGLLQGLLQYKIGLLQGLLQYKIGLHQGLLQYKMGLLQYKIGLHQGLLQYKMGLLQYKIGLHQGLLQYKMGLLQGLLQYKIGLHQGLLQYKMGLLQYKMGLHQGLLQYKMGLHQYKMGLLQGLLQYKIGLHQGLLQYKMGLLQGLLQYKIGLHQGLLQYKMGLLQYKMGLLQYKMGLHQYTMGLLQYKIGLHQGLHQYKMGLHQYKMGLLQYKIGLHQGLHQYKMGLHQYKMGLHQYKMGLLQGLGVPKLKVWLQIRLFKNGKQYGPSGV; translated from the exons ATGTCCCAGAATGCATCAGCACCCTCTGCCATGTCCCAGAATGCATCAGCACCCTCTGCCAtatcccagaatgcattgcaacCACTTGCAGCTCCAGCAGTAGATGAGACCTTCAGATCAG TACAAGATAGGACTCCACCAGGGGCTGCACCAGTACAAGATGGGACTGCTCCAGGGGCTGCTCCAGTACAAGATAGGACTCCACCAGGGGCTGCACCAGTACAAGATGGGGCTGCTCCAGTACAAGATGGGACTGCACCAGTACAAGATGGAGCTGCACCAGTACAGTACAAGATGGGGCTGCATCAGTACAAGATGGGACTGCACCAGTACAAGATGGGGCTGCACCAGGGGCTGCTCCAGTACAAGATGGGACTGCACCAGGGGCTGCTCCAGTACAAGATAGGACTGCACCAGGGGCTGCTCCAGTACAAGATGGGACTGCACCAGTACAACATGGGGCTGCACCAGTACAAGATGGGACTGCTCCAGTACAAGATGGGACTGCTCGAGTACAAGATGGGGCTGCACCAGTACAAGATGGGACTGCTCCAGTACAAGATGGGACTGCTCCAGGGGCTGCTCCAGTACAAGATAGGACTGCTCCAGGGGCTGCTCCAGTACAAGATAGGACTCCACCAGGGGCTGCTCCAGTACAAGATGGGGCTGCTCCAGTACAAGATAGGACTCCACCAGGGGCTGCTCCAGTACAAGATGGGGCTGCTCCAGTACAAGATAGGACTCCACCAGGGGCTGCTCCAGTACAAGATGGGACTGCTCCAGGGGCTGCTCCAGTACAAGATAGGACTCCACCAGGGGCTGCTCCAGTACAAGATGGGGCTGCTCCAGTACAAGATGGGACTGCACCAGGGGCTGCTCCAGTACAAGATGGGGCTGCACCAGTACAAGATGGGACTGCTCCAGGGGCTGCTCCAGTACAAGATAGGACTGCACCAGGGGCTGCTCCAGTACAAGATGGGACTGCTCCAGGGGCTGCTCCAGTACAAGATAGGACTGCACCAGGGGCTGCTCCAGTACAAGATGGGACTGCTCCAGTACAAGATGGGACTGCTCCAGTACAAGATGGGGCTGCACCAGTACACGATGGGACTGCTCCAGTACAAGATAGGACTCCACCAGGGGCTGCACCAGTACAAGATGGGGCTGCACCAGTACAAAATGGGACTGCTCCAGTACAAGATAGGACTCCACCAGGGGCTGCACCAGTACAAGATGGGACTGCACCAGTACAAGATGGGGCTGCACCAGTACAAGATGGGACTGCTCCAGGGGCTGGGAGTGCCCAAGCTCAAAGTGTGGTTGCAAATCAG GCTCTTCAAGAATGGCAAGCAATACGGGCCCAGCGGAGTATAA